The following coding sequences lie in one Fusarium poae strain DAOMC 252244 chromosome 1, whole genome shotgun sequence genomic window:
- a CDS encoding hypothetical protein (TransMembrane:1 (o412-429i)~BUSCO:19575at5125), which translates to MSSTFQMQQPFYRPASLTLDTQHAQKYFEDEDNSVLDDNVLDHNTLDSGLELSPPMADSRRDSFAVGHPLFSPKTEDWQSVDMQSVPSNNPFLDQHSNNPFMRLDQTQHNAYATANWAFGPSSGACTPLHPFDAMSAEYDTNVPLFQRPMAGPTPFTNPGNMFPALPAGNQSIPTSPQKEWMTPQQPINKNKMRPSSPGIRSHNEMRRGDGIRKKNARFDIPAERNLSNIDHLISQSTDEQEIKELKQQKRLLRNRQAALDSRQRKKQHTERLEDEKKQYTAIITDMEEEMAELRGKLEQMLLEKQTYTNYIENLNLEKEEMIRAHTIETGELRKKVGVLTDHVQRLESAVPSTTDNGFSSGFDDMDGMGMPGAWDASNFLNEYPAEPEVKQEMAIAPVKKSENPFAESEKPAQGGLLFMLFLVGAFVLSSRSTPAIPRVSEDVRVASANILDSVLKDAGVNSQSATLQAPPQPSGAANWGNPIPMNDMMMDGVAPSMLSELGDTLTQPTQEQTNEQIFSLSAAQYNGVNSQDFLQNAPEKSSPSQGRRNLAEALAAMRSNKQSDAADVYTRSLLWDQIPNDVVRNFAKMVSECNSAE; encoded by the exons ATGTCTTCAACATTTCAAATGCAACAACCATTCTACCGTCCAGCTTCTCTAACTTTGGACACACAGCACGCACAAAAGTACTTCGAGGACGAAGACAACAGCGTGTTAGACGACAACGTCCTTGACCACAACACACTCGATTCGGGCTTAGAACTATCGCCTCCAATGGCCGACAGCCGCCGGGATTCTTTTGCCGTTGGGCATCCTCTGTTCTCACCAAAGACTGAGGACTGGCAGTCCGTCGACATGCAGTCGGTGCCTTCCAACAACCCTTTCCTGGACCAACACAGCAACAACCCCTTCATGCGCCTCGACCAAACTCAACACAACGCCTATGCTACTGCCAACTGGGCCTTCGGACCCAGCTCCGGTGCTTGcactcctcttcatcctttTGACGCCATGTCTGCCGAATATGACACAAATGTTCCTCTCTTCCAACGACCTATGGCCGGCCCGACACCATTCACAAACCCTGGCAACATGTTCCCAGCACTCCCCGCTGGAAACCAATCCATCCCCACTTCTCCCCAGAAAGAGTGGATGACCCCTCAGCAGCCcatcaacaagaacaagatgcGCCCTAGCAGCCCCGGTATCCGTTCTCACAACGAGATGCGCCGAGGTGATGGCATTCGCAAGAAGAATGCTCGCTTTGATATTCCGGCCGAGCGAAACCTAAGCAACATTGACCATCTTATCTCTCAGTCCACTGATGAGCAAGAGATCAAGGAGCTTAAGCAACAAAAGCGACTACTCCGCAACCGACAGGCAGC TCTCGACTCAAGACAACGCAAGAAGCAACACACAGAGCGCCtggaggatgagaagaagcaatACACCGCTATCATCACCGACatggaggaagagatggcTGAACTACGCGGCAAGCTTGAGCAAATGCTTCTTGAGAAGCAGACCTACACCAACTACATCGAGAACCTCAACCTTGAGAAAGAGGAGATGATCCGCGCCCACACCATTGAGACCGGCGAACTCAGGAAGAAGGTTGGCGTTCTGACCGACCATGTTCAACGACTCGAGAGTGCCGTTCCCTCGACCACTGACAACGGCTTCTCATCCGGTTTCGACGACATGGACGGTATGGGCATGCCTGGCGCCTGGGATGCATCCAACTTCCTCAACGAGTACCCTGCCGAGCCCGAGGTCAAGCAGGAGATGGCTATCGCCCCCGTCAAGAAGAGCGAGAACCCTTTCGCCGAGAGCGAAAAGCCCGCCCAGGGCGGTCTTCTGTTTATGCTTTTCCTCGTTGGTGCTTTCGTCCTATCGAGCCGCTCGACTCCAGCGATCCCTCGTGTCTCCGAGGATGTCAGGGTTGCCTCAGCCAACATCCTGGACAGCGTTCTCAAGGATGCTGGCGTCAACTCTCAGTCAGCTACTCTGCAGGCCCCTCCTCAGCCATCGGGTGCTGCTAACTGGGGCAACCCGATTCCCATGAAcgacatgatgatggatggtgttGCGCCCTCGATGCTTTCCGAGCTTGGCGACACTCTGACCCAGCCGACACAGGAGCAGACAAACGAACAAATCTTCTCTCTGTCGGCTGCTCAGTACAACGGTGTCAACTCCCAAGATTTCCTTCAAAACGCCCCTGAAAAGTCTTCTCCAAGCCAGGGACGCCGAAACCTGGCCGAAGCACTCGCAGCGATGCGATCAAACAAACAGAGCGATGCAGCAGATGTCTACACGCGATCTCTCCTTTGGGATCAGATCCCCAATGATGTTGTGCGCAACTTCGCAAAAATGGTGTCCGAATGCAACAGCGCAGAATGA